TCGTTTGTTCGACTGTAATGGAGTTGGAGGGGTATATTAGGCAATGATGTCAAAGAAAACAGAGCTAAGTATAAGTAAACTAAGCCAGATTTTCTGGTTTACACTATGTGGATTACCCTTAAACGCATTTAAAATGGCATGGAACGAGTCTTGCAAAACGAGCTAGCAATCAAGAACGATGTTTAGGCCTTGTGATTAAAATGTGAAGATTGTGAACCCTTTAGTGTGTTTAACGATCTAAATGTCTTGTTCAGATCATCAAATATTGGAGTGTTTCTATGCTTAAAATGCTGTGGTGTTCACAGAAGCCTTGGTGCAAATATTTCAAAGGTGATTGCTTTTGCTTCACGACGTTGATTGCTTTATTCACTGTGCCCGTTGCTTTTCTCACCATGCGATCTTCAATCCTGCCATAGGTTTTGTCTGTGACATTAGATGAATGGAACGAGGAAGATATTGAAGCCGTGATTGAGGTTGGAGGGAATGCATCAGCGAATTCGATCTATGAATCTTACCTCCCAGAAGGGGTGTCGAAGCCAGCACATGATGCTGGCCATGAAGAACGCACACAATTTATCAAGTACGCTCAATAGAGACGTGTAGCTCGATTATTCGCCTTTTTCATAGGCTTCTGAGCAGCTGAATCATGAATGATTTCCAAACTTTATTTGATGTAGGTCTAAATATGAGCAACAAGCATTCTTGAAGCCTAGTCTGCGCATTCAAGCCGGAGCTGCTGCAAAGAATTCCTCACAACCGATTTCATCGCGAAATATTGTCAACAGCCAACAAAGTTCGAGTACATCAGAAAACTTAGTATGTGAAACACACACTCATTGGTTTGGTAAATTGCGCGTGTGCATGTAGATGATACGTTGAATATGGTGAATCGAGCAGGAATTTCTTGGAAAAATGAAGGTTAAAGTAGTTAAAGGCTCGAACTTAGCTGTTCGAGATATGCTATCAAGCGATCCATATGTCTTGCTGAGTCTAGGCCAGCAGGTTAGTTTCTCTCTGTTTGAAATGAggttaatattttgtttagtaGTTGAGGATGATGTTGGTTTTGTACGATGCTCGTAGAAAGTGCAAACGAGCGTGGTGAATAGCAATTTGAATCCGGTGTGGAACGAGGTGCTTACGCTTTCTGTTCCGCACGATTACAGCCAGATCAAACTGGTAGGTAATCCGAACATCTAGGAACGACCTCATCTTCCGCGTTTGATGCTAACTTGATGCACAATGTGGCTACACAGCAAGTTTATGACAACGACACGTTCACAGCCGATGACATAATGGGAGAGGCGGACATAGACATCCAGCCTATGATCACTGCAGCACTGGCATACGGAGACGCCAAGAAGTTCGCGGACATGCAGATAGGGAAGTGGCTGAAGTCGTACGACAACGCCCTCATAGAGGATAGCCCGGTCAATATCGTGGCGGGGAAGGTGAGGCAGGAGCTGTGGCTAAGGCTCCAGAATGTAGAATCTGGTGAACTAGAACTTGAACTAGAGTGGGTTCCTCTTTGAACCCattacctttttctttttgtgtaCACTCACACACGCACACCAATTTTCCCACAATCTCCCACTGTTGTTGTTTTTGAGAATACATTTAATCATGTAGTACAGattttttctctgtttttttttttttttttggctttttaactTCTAGCATATATTCAAGTTAGTGTATTAACAATAACATAAGTTCTAAGATTTGCTTTCTTATgctaaaaaaatgtcattttcaaGAATTATTATCAATCTTCAGACTAAAAGTACCTTATCTTACCCAACATGGTGCTGTGGTAGGCCTTTTACTTGccataataaatagtactactacattgGAAGTttggaataataaataaacatactccctccgtctcatttaagatgacccactttcttttttagtttgttccaatcaagatgacccattacttaaaatgaaaatccatttatctttactttattccctccctcttactttactctctccacttaatatacaaaataaagttgcataaaatctcgtgccgcgtgccgcccaagaaatgggtcatcttccttgggacggagggagtataatatagagattattattgttaaataCCACACAAATAACTTTGTtctaagaccatctccaacagTACTGTAAAACTTAAAATGCAGTAGAATAATACCTCCAACAGTACTGCAAAACCAATCCCATTAtaggtttttgaagaaaaaatacctatctttagGTTTGCACTAAAAGTATACCATAAAACTTTTccgattttgttttattacatTCAAGtccaaatcattttatatttatctaacataagaaagaaaagggaagaaaGAGGGGAAGGAAGAGAAGTAAAAATACACAGAAACAAAAACTTATCGGCACTGTTCCAGCGGCTAGAAGaagaatatagaaaaaaacctaattttattctattattatttggttggtaattaattagtggGCTGGTCCATATTAGTATATACACATGTTATTGATTAGTTAAAAAGCTACAcacgtttttttttctaaattaacaaatagaaatattatgcctattaatattgattagttatgctttattaaatttctacATAATTTGAtagcttttaaattttaatattaagaattgatttattttagtttaaaaaattgacaaaaaaatatttaattttaaactaatattATGCCTAATGCATAATATCAAACTATATATGTTATCAAGTACTATAACAAACAACTGttaaacattaataattaaaatgataccTAATGTATATACTCGTGGTATCTTtaaataaagtttaattttgaattttagttaACCTATTTATACCTTTTGATAACttttgtagtactagtatttttttgatttaataaataatagatttcatatatagttatattaattaataaatcttatcatattatttaatttaatttaagttattgATAAGTGTCATAAGGTTAGTGTGTAATTAGATAAAAACATATAGGTATgattgaaaagtataaaaagttagtgggtgaggaatattcttttgggtttgagtttagtgtaaatggttggagcaaaatcaacatttagtgtgagatttacactaaaatagatttgagtttagtggaaTGGTTGGAGATAATTCTACTATACATGGATTTGGaaatttgaatgataatacataatttttcatttttttctaactCTTTCGCAAAATGTAATCCAAGCAAAACCGGAGTTGGGTTGGACGactgaaatgtcaacattGATAAAATGTCAAAACTGATTCATGTTTCATTTcctatatattattattactacttcctctctttttcattacatttataACAACAATAAAGGCTTTATCCTTTTCAACTCTCACTCTTTATTTGAGCATTTACTCTTcgtgaattatttgttaattgattACCTAATTGTGCCAAAAATATTTAGACACATAATCTCTAGGTCAACTTCGATTTTGCCGATTTTGCTGAAATTGTTTGATGTGCAAAAGGAGTTAAAAGTTTGCGTATTActcatcattttaattttcaagttCATAGGCATGCAATACTATAACTATATCAAAGTTTATATAAATGATGTCACGATTTGAATATATACGATAAGAAACGCTTACTCAAAAATTAGGTCGTcttaacaattttaaaatcctaaaatgtattttattacaaaaatggACGttactatatactccctccgtcccctattaggagtcactctttgaccgtacacggattttaagaaatataaagaaaagttgattgaaaaagttaatggaatgtgagacccatttttttatattggttttataataaaatgtgagtgaattgagttagtgggatgtgagactacttactatttatggtaaaaatgaagtgtgactcttaattgggacgagccgaaatggaaaagtgtgactcttaatggggacggagggagtatatagcaTCCACCATTTAAGTTAATTTACGTACCTACAAAAGTATCAGCCAAAAATACCAAAGACTTACACATGCCATAATAACAACTAagttatggagtaatatattcttccagtgtttttccttttggattgtcccactgaaaattatacatttataaaactgaaaacaatattatctttactttctctctttcttattttattttttcccacttaactcataaaataatactatcacATAAAATCTCAGCGTGGCATATATGTGTGGCAGTGTAGTTGGCGCATATATGTGTGGCAGTGTGGGgatatttactttttccattttcgtgtTATAAATTTGGGGGCAATTCGTTTTCTTCTGTTTTAAGAGGATTGGTTTCATGTAATAGTTCAttgtatttatgatttatttttgtatttatatttgaattaatatcttaactacgaattactattttaatagCACCATTAGAATGACACAATACATTTGTGTTagtaaaagtataaaaatgtATTAACATTTGTTTCAGATTCATTtggtatttatatttttattttataaatttgtaaaataattgGTGAGGAATTGAACTCTCTTTACCAATCACCATGAAAATTTGGCTCAAATAGACTAATTAGTCGTTGCCAACATCTGCTTGGACTTCGAGGCTCCAATTTGTTAGTAAAATTGTTTGTTGCACTCCGGATCGAACATAAAATCATGGATATGTCATTGAGGTCGCGTTATAGTGCAAACCCTTAAAATGCTAACTAAGACCGAATCCTATGCGTTGGATTTAGGAAACAGGTGGACCAGAATAAAAAAGAGTTTAATATGGGTTTCAAAACCTTAATTCGTCTCCCATTATAATCCCAACcataaccctaaccctaaactAACACATTCTTCTTTGAATGACTGATGCTGACAAAAGCCATCAACACAACACCCTTAGCTGCAACGGATATCAATGAGACCAACCTGGAATATCACGActaactagtactccctccgtccccgattaa
The genomic region above belongs to Salvia hispanica cultivar TCC Black 2014 chromosome 3, UniMelb_Shisp_WGS_1.0, whole genome shotgun sequence and contains:
- the LOC125213092 gene encoding ADP-ribosylation factor GTPase-activating protein AGD12-like codes for the protein MSTSALGKPSSGKRRLKDLLSQSDNRVCADCSAPDPKWASSNIGVFLCLKCCGVHRSLGANISKVLSVTLDEWNEEDIEAVIEVGGNASANSIYESYLPEGVSKPAHDAGHEERTQFIKSKYEQQAFLKPSLRIQAGAAAKNSSQPISSRNIVNSQQSSSTSENLEFLGKMKVKVVKGSNLAVRDMLSSDPYVLLSLGQQKVQTSVVNSNLNPVWNEVLTLSVPHDYSQIKLQVYDNDTFTADDIMGEADIDIQPMITAALAYGDAKKFADMQIGKWLKSYDNALIEDSPVNIVAGKVRQELWLRLQNVESGELELELEWVPL